A genome region from Festucalex cinctus isolate MCC-2025b chromosome 17, RoL_Fcin_1.0, whole genome shotgun sequence includes the following:
- the fam234a gene encoding protein FAM234A isoform X2 encodes METTDCPTEGDPLKSGEDGVDTGTAPPPPPPSTELKRGCKEMLGLSKLTHWRTAVFFLSLFLCLTVVFAFSFIIPCPVRPQYLASWNRTFSDAETYDFLALEDASKDKVKDVLLVVKTTEASLNNTCGNAGLPSPCVFMLAVDGTYGETLWERPLDPDFHWAQCGLDTNTGGQWDCLLFHSDRLSALDKSNGEVRWQQPQPPGLHSSVPVLSVPDLDEDKVSDVALVASDNMQTQLVFLSGKTGVQIGSAVALNTTQTSGHLFQKTGEGALYLLLQKDTGLYGLALRRIAAKAKQGLEAGLKKAKQTEKKAAAASGLVPVYESDSLRRVVRTDQEESSDLMLVTGGEAVLIDGKTLQPLWTFNTTKVFREPGFGHFNKDGVLDVVLEEEMNNSTKMVVILDGKSGDVLWKVELLSSANSPRPTCVHTTNSISIFVFWGLLPSQSNSSAPGERRSYMLHPLYSNVLLESENVADHIVTFKATLMERGRHAAFILLTGPDADDAEGTVVLNKWKLKHDVPQSRVLPIGDGEAPGNDDDIKQAFNRLRFSDN; translated from the exons ATGGAGACCACGGACTGTCCCACCGAGGGTGATCCCCTGAAGAGCGGAGAAGATGGAGTGGACACCGGGACggcgccgccgccaccgccgccgtcgACGGAACTGAAGAGAGGCTGCAAGGAAATGCTGGGCCTTTCCAAACTGACACACTGGCGAACGGCCGTCTTCTTCCTCTCCTTGTTCCTGTGCCTCACCGTGGTCTTCGCCTTCTCCTTCATTATCCCGTGTCCCGTCAGACCGCAGTATCTCGCGTCTTGGAACAGGACGTTCTCTGACGCag AAACGTACGACTTTTTAGCGCTTGAAGATGCGAGCAAAGACAAGGTGAAGGATGTCCTGCTTGTGGTGAAGACCACAGAGGCCAGTTTGAACAATACATGTGGAAATGCAG GTCTGCCGTCCCCGTGTGTGTTCATGCTGGCAGTGGATGGCACGTACGGAGAAACCCTGTGGGAGCGTCCGCTGGATCCTGACTTCCACTGGGCCCAATGTGGCCTGGACACCAACACGGGAGGGCAATGGGACTGTCTGCTGTTCCATTCCGACCGACTGTCGGCTCTGGATAAATCCAACG GTGAGGTGAGGTGGCAGCAGCCTCAGCCTCCCGGTCTGCACAGCAGCGTGCCCGTGCTCAGCGTCCCGGATCTGGATGAGGACAAGGTCAGCGATGTAGCCTTGGTGGCATCTGATAACATGCAg ACTCAGCTGGTGTTCCTCTCGGGGAAGACAGGCGTCCAGATTGGATCCGCGGTGGCCCTGAATACCACACAAACATCCGGCCATCTTTTCCAGAAGACTGGGGAGGGTGCGCTGTATTTGCTGCTGCAAAAAG ACACCGGCTTGTACGGACTGGCCCTGCGGAGGATTGCAGCCAAAGCCAAACAAGGGCTGGAGGCGGGCTTGAAGAAGGCAAAACAAACGGAGAAAAAAGCGGCGGCCGCGTCCGGATTGGTACCGGTTTACGA GTCTGACTCATTGAGGCGTGTGGTGAGAACCGACCAGGAAGAGTCGTCCGATTTGATGCTGGTTACGGGCGGCGAGGCGGTTTTGATAGATGGAAAGACGTTGCAGCCCCTGTGGACGTTCAATACCACTAAAGTTTTCAG AGAGCCTGGATTTGGTCACTTCAACAAAGATGGCGTACTTGATGTTGTGCTTGAGGAGGAAATGAACAATTCTACCAAGATG GTGGTGATCCTGGACGGGAAATCCGGTGACGTGCTGTGGAAAGTGGAGCTTCTCTCCAGCGCCAACTCGCCCCGACCCACCTGTGTACACACCACCAACTCCATTTCCATCTTCGTGTTCTGGGGGCTGCTGCCGTCGCAGTCCAACTCCTCC GCACCCGGCGAACGTCGCTCTTACATGCTGCATCCACTCTACTCCAACGTGCTCCTCGAGTCTGAAAATGTCGCGGACCACATTGTTACATTTAAAG caACTTTGATGGAGCGCGGACGCCACGCCGCCTTCATCCTGCTGACAGGCCCCGACGCCGACGACGCGGAGGGCACGGTCGTCCTCAATAAGTGGAAGCTGAAGCACGACGTGCCTCAGAGCAGGGTGCTCCCGATCGGCGACGGCGAGGCCCCCGGAAATGACGACGACATCAAGCAGGCGTTTAACCGGCTGCGCTTCAGCGATAATTGA
- the luc7l gene encoding putative RNA-binding protein Luc7-like 1 isoform X2 produces the protein MDLGECTKIHDLALRADYEIASKERELFFELDAVDHLESFIADCDRRTELAKKRLAETQEEISAEVAAKAEKVHELNEEIGKLLAKAEQLGAEGNVEESQKVLHEVEKVRSRKKEAEEEYRNSMPASSFQQQKLRVCEVCSAYLGLHDNDRRLADHFGGKLHLGFIQIREKLDQLRKTVVDKQEKRNQDRLKRREEREKEEKMKKRTRSRSREHKRSRSRDRRRRRSRSSSRDKRRSRSRSRDRKRRQRSRSRSRGHRHSHEQSSRHKSSRDRERSSRDASQGRERRDGVNGRSDSRRADDREDP, from the exons ATGGACCTGGGCGAGTGCACCAAGATCCACGACCTGGCGCTCCGAGCAGACTACGAAATCGCCTCCAAGGAGCGAGAGCTCTTTTTTGAGCTGGAC GCCGTCGACCACTTGGAGTCTTTCATCGCCGACTGCGACCGCAGGACGGAACTGGCCAAGAAACGCCTGGCCGAGACTCAGGAGGAGATCAGTGCCGAAGTGGCGGCCAAG GCGGAGAAGGTCCACGAGCTGAACGAGGAGATCGGGAAGCTCCTGGCCAAGGCTGAGCAACTTGGAGCGGAGGGAAACGTGGAAGAATCCCAGAAGGTCCTGCATGAGGTGGAGAAGGTCCGCAGTAGGAAGAAGGAGGCCGAG GAGGAATACAGAAACTCCATGCCGGCCTCCAGTTTCCAGCAGCAGAAACTGCGCGTCTGCGAGGTGTGCTCGGCTTACCTGGGCCTCCACGACAACGACCGCCGTTTGGCCGACCACTTCGGCGGCAAGCTCCACCTGGGCTTCATCCAGATCAGAGAGAAGCTGGACCAACTCAGG AAAACTGTTGTGGACAAGCAGGAGAAACGGAACCAGGATCGTCTCAAGAGACGGGAAGAGAGGGAGAAGGAGGAAAAGATGAAAAAACG GACGAGATCTCGCAGCAGAGAGCATAAAAG GTCTCGTTCTCGCGACCGGAGGAGGCGCCGCTCGCGCTCCTCGTCACGAGACAAGCGCCGCTCGCGCTCTCGGTCCAGGGACAGGAAGAGGCGGCAGAGGTCCCGCTCCCGAAGCCGAGGCCACCGTCACAGCCACGAGCAGAGCTCCAGACACAA GTCATCCAGAGACCGCGAGCGCTCGTCCCGAGACGCGTCTCAGGGGCGCGAGCGGCGGGACGGCGTCAACGGCCGCTCGGACTCTCGTAGGGCAGACGACCGAGAAGACCCGTGA
- the luc7l gene encoding putative RNA-binding protein Luc7-like 1 isoform X1, translating to MSAQAQMRALLDQLMGTARDGDETRQRVKYSDERVCKSHLLDCCPHDILSGTRMDLGECTKIHDLALRADYEIASKERELFFELDAVDHLESFIADCDRRTELAKKRLAETQEEISAEVAAKAEKVHELNEEIGKLLAKAEQLGAEGNVEESQKVLHEVEKVRSRKKEAEEEYRNSMPASSFQQQKLRVCEVCSAYLGLHDNDRRLADHFGGKLHLGFIQIREKLDQLRKTVVDKQEKRNQDRLKRREEREKEEKMKKRTRSRSREHKRSRSRDRRRRRSRSSSRDKRRSRSRSRDRKRRQRSRSRSRGHRHSHEQSSRHKSSRDRERSSRDASQGRERRDGVNGRSDSRRADDREDP from the exons ATGTCCGCCCAAGCTCAAATGAGAGCTTTGCTCGACCAGCTGATGGGAACGGCGAGGGATG GGGATGAGACGCGGCAGAGGGTCAAGTACTCGGACGAGCGAGTCTGCAAAAGTCACCTTCTCGACTGCTGTCCGCACGACATCCTGTCTGGAACC CGCATGGACCTGGGCGAGTGCACCAAGATCCACGACCTGGCGCTCCGAGCAGACTACGAAATCGCCTCCAAGGAGCGAGAGCTCTTTTTTGAGCTGGAC GCCGTCGACCACTTGGAGTCTTTCATCGCCGACTGCGACCGCAGGACGGAACTGGCCAAGAAACGCCTGGCCGAGACTCAGGAGGAGATCAGTGCCGAAGTGGCGGCCAAG GCGGAGAAGGTCCACGAGCTGAACGAGGAGATCGGGAAGCTCCTGGCCAAGGCTGAGCAACTTGGAGCGGAGGGAAACGTGGAAGAATCCCAGAAGGTCCTGCATGAGGTGGAGAAGGTCCGCAGTAGGAAGAAGGAGGCCGAG GAGGAATACAGAAACTCCATGCCGGCCTCCAGTTTCCAGCAGCAGAAACTGCGCGTCTGCGAGGTGTGCTCGGCTTACCTGGGCCTCCACGACAACGACCGCCGTTTGGCCGACCACTTCGGCGGCAAGCTCCACCTGGGCTTCATCCAGATCAGAGAGAAGCTGGACCAACTCAGG AAAACTGTTGTGGACAAGCAGGAGAAACGGAACCAGGATCGTCTCAAGAGACGGGAAGAGAGGGAGAAGGAGGAAAAGATGAAAAAACG GACGAGATCTCGCAGCAGAGAGCATAAAAG GTCTCGTTCTCGCGACCGGAGGAGGCGCCGCTCGCGCTCCTCGTCACGAGACAAGCGCCGCTCGCGCTCTCGGTCCAGGGACAGGAAGAGGCGGCAGAGGTCCCGCTCCCGAAGCCGAGGCCACCGTCACAGCCACGAGCAGAGCTCCAGACACAA GTCATCCAGAGACCGCGAGCGCTCGTCCCGAGACGCGTCTCAGGGGCGCGAGCGGCGGGACGGCGTCAACGGCCGCTCGGACTCTCGTAGGGCAGACGACCGAGAAGACCCGTGA
- the fam234a gene encoding protein FAM234A isoform X1, translating to METTDCPTEGDPLKSGEDGVDTGTAPPPPPPSTELKRGCKEMLGLSKLTHWRTAVFFLSLFLCLTVVFAFSFIIPCPVRPQYLASWNRTFSDAETYDFLALEDASKDKVKDVLLVVKTTEASLNNTCGNAGLPSPCVFMLAVDGTYGETLWERPLDPDFHWAQCGLDTNTGGQWDCLLFHSDRLSALDKSNGEVRWQQPQPPGLHSSVPVLSVPDLDEDKVSDVALVASDNMQTQLVFLSGKTGVQIGSAVALNTTQTSGHLFQKTGEGALYLLLQKDTGLYGLALRRIAAKAKQGLEAGLKKAKQTEKKAAAASGLVPVYESDSLRRVVRTDQEESSDLMLVTGGEAVLIDGKTLQPLWTFNTTKVFREPGFGHFNKDGVLDVVLEEEMNNSTKMVSWNVGTKKVVILDGKSGDVLWKVELLSSANSPRPTCVHTTNSISIFVFWGLLPSQSNSSAPGERRSYMLHPLYSNVLLESENVADHIVTFKATLMERGRHAAFILLTGPDADDAEGTVVLNKWKLKHDVPQSRVLPIGDGEAPGNDDDIKQAFNRLRFSDN from the exons ATGGAGACCACGGACTGTCCCACCGAGGGTGATCCCCTGAAGAGCGGAGAAGATGGAGTGGACACCGGGACggcgccgccgccaccgccgccgtcgACGGAACTGAAGAGAGGCTGCAAGGAAATGCTGGGCCTTTCCAAACTGACACACTGGCGAACGGCCGTCTTCTTCCTCTCCTTGTTCCTGTGCCTCACCGTGGTCTTCGCCTTCTCCTTCATTATCCCGTGTCCCGTCAGACCGCAGTATCTCGCGTCTTGGAACAGGACGTTCTCTGACGCag AAACGTACGACTTTTTAGCGCTTGAAGATGCGAGCAAAGACAAGGTGAAGGATGTCCTGCTTGTGGTGAAGACCACAGAGGCCAGTTTGAACAATACATGTGGAAATGCAG GTCTGCCGTCCCCGTGTGTGTTCATGCTGGCAGTGGATGGCACGTACGGAGAAACCCTGTGGGAGCGTCCGCTGGATCCTGACTTCCACTGGGCCCAATGTGGCCTGGACACCAACACGGGAGGGCAATGGGACTGTCTGCTGTTCCATTCCGACCGACTGTCGGCTCTGGATAAATCCAACG GTGAGGTGAGGTGGCAGCAGCCTCAGCCTCCCGGTCTGCACAGCAGCGTGCCCGTGCTCAGCGTCCCGGATCTGGATGAGGACAAGGTCAGCGATGTAGCCTTGGTGGCATCTGATAACATGCAg ACTCAGCTGGTGTTCCTCTCGGGGAAGACAGGCGTCCAGATTGGATCCGCGGTGGCCCTGAATACCACACAAACATCCGGCCATCTTTTCCAGAAGACTGGGGAGGGTGCGCTGTATTTGCTGCTGCAAAAAG ACACCGGCTTGTACGGACTGGCCCTGCGGAGGATTGCAGCCAAAGCCAAACAAGGGCTGGAGGCGGGCTTGAAGAAGGCAAAACAAACGGAGAAAAAAGCGGCGGCCGCGTCCGGATTGGTACCGGTTTACGA GTCTGACTCATTGAGGCGTGTGGTGAGAACCGACCAGGAAGAGTCGTCCGATTTGATGCTGGTTACGGGCGGCGAGGCGGTTTTGATAGATGGAAAGACGTTGCAGCCCCTGTGGACGTTCAATACCACTAAAGTTTTCAG AGAGCCTGGATTTGGTCACTTCAACAAAGATGGCGTACTTGATGTTGTGCTTGAGGAGGAAATGAACAATTCTACCAAGATGGTTAGTTGGAATGTCGGTACAAAAAAA GTGGTGATCCTGGACGGGAAATCCGGTGACGTGCTGTGGAAAGTGGAGCTTCTCTCCAGCGCCAACTCGCCCCGACCCACCTGTGTACACACCACCAACTCCATTTCCATCTTCGTGTTCTGGGGGCTGCTGCCGTCGCAGTCCAACTCCTCC GCACCCGGCGAACGTCGCTCTTACATGCTGCATCCACTCTACTCCAACGTGCTCCTCGAGTCTGAAAATGTCGCGGACCACATTGTTACATTTAAAG caACTTTGATGGAGCGCGGACGCCACGCCGCCTTCATCCTGCTGACAGGCCCCGACGCCGACGACGCGGAGGGCACGGTCGTCCTCAATAAGTGGAAGCTGAAGCACGACGTGCCTCAGAGCAGGGTGCTCCCGATCGGCGACGGCGAGGCCCCCGGAAATGACGACGACATCAAGCAGGCGTTTAACCGGCTGCGCTTCAGCGATAATTGA